Part of the Mycolicibacterium thermoresistibile genome, GGAGGACCTGGCGGCGGACGTCGTCAAGGCCGTCGTCGAGCGCAGTGGAGTGGATCCGGAGCGCATCGAGGACGTGGTGTTCGCGCAGTCCTACGCCAACTCCGAAGCACCCTGCATCGGCCGCTGGGTGGCCCTGCATGCCGGGCTGCCGATCGGCGTTCCCGGGCTGCAGATCGACCGCCGGTGCGGTGGCGGGCTGCAGGCGGTGATCACCGCGGCGATGACGGTGCAGACGGGTGCCGCCGATGTGGTGCTGGCCGGCGGGGCGGAGTCGATGAGCAACATCGAGCACTACACCACCACCGCCCGGTGGGGGGCGCGCTCGGGCAACCAGATGCTTTATGACCGGCTCGACCGTGGTCGCGAGATGTCCCAGCCGGTATGGCGATTCGGCAAGATCAGCGGGATGATCGAGACGGCGGAGAACCTGGCCACCGACTACCGTATCGGCCGGGAGGCCGCCGACGAGTTCGCGGTCCGCAGCCATCGGCGCGCCGCGGCGGCGCAGCAGGCGGGCAAATTCGCCGACGAGATCGTCCCGGTCGAGGTGCCGCAGCGGCGCAGCGAACCGGTGGTCTTCGAGCGCGATGAGGGGGTGCGGCCGGATTCGACCGTGGAGAGTCTGGCCCGGCTGCGGACGATCATGCCCGGCGGCACCGTCACGGCGGGGAACTCCAGCCAGCAGAACGATGCGGCCGCCGCCTGCCTGGTGGTGGCCGAGGACAAGCTGGACGAACTCGGTCTCGAGCCGATCGGATATCTGGAGGGCTGGGCCGCCGTCGGGTGCGAACCCGCTCGGATGGGCATAGGGCCGGTCGGCGCTGTCGAGAAACTCTTCGCCAGAACCGGTTTGACGTTCGACGACCTGGACCTCATTGAGATCAACGAGGCCTTCGCCGTCCAGGTGCTGGCAGTGGTGGCCGGCTGGGGGCTCACCCTCGGCGATGTCGACGACCGGCTCAACGTCAACGGATCCGGCATCTCGCTCGGGCATCCGATCGGGGCGACCGGGGTCCGGATCCTCACCACGATGCTGCACGAGCTGCGCCGGCGTCGCGGCGGGCTCGCGCTGGAGACGATGTGCATCGGCGGCGGACAGGGCATCGCCGCGGTCTTCCGAGGTGCGGCGTGACCGGGCTGCTCGGCTACGCGACGTATGTCCCGGCGTACCGGTTGGGCAAGCGGGTCGTCGCCGCCTACGACGAGGACTCCACCACCATGGCGGTGGCCGCGGCCGCCGAACTGCTCCGCGGACCGGGGGCACCGCCCGAGTCGGTGTATTTCGCCACCAGCAGCCCGGCCTACGCCGACAAGACCAACGCCACCGCGGTCCACGCCGCGCTCGGGCTGGACGCCGGAGTGTTCGCCGCCGACATGTGCGGTACGGGCCGCAGCGCGTTCGCCGCCATCCGATCGGCGGCGCGGTCCGGTGGTCTGGCGGTGTTCGCAGACGTCCGGATCGGCCGGCCCGGGTCGGCCGATGAGCGGCTCGGCGGGGATGCCGCGGCCGCGCTGCTGTTCGGGACCGGCGAGCCGATCGCGGAGGTGCTGGCCACCGCATCGCGCACCGCGGAGTTCCTCGACCGCTGGCGGATCCCGACGCACCCGACCGGCCACCAGTGGGAGGAGCGGTTCGGTTACGAACGCTACGCCCCGCTCATCCGGGCCACCGTCGAACAGGCACTGGACGCCGTCGGACTGGCCGACGTTGATCACGTCGCGCTGGCCTGTCCGAACACCGCGGTCCTGAAACGGGCGGCGGCTCTGGTCAAGGGGCAGAAGTCGGTGGTCACCTCGCCGGTGGGCTTCGGCGGGTCCGCAGATGCCGGCCTGGCATTGTGCGCGGTGCTCGACACGGCGGACCCGGGCGACACCGTGCTGATGGTGTCGGCGGCCGACGGCTGCGACGCGATGGTGTTCCGCACCACCGCCGCGCTCGCCGACCGCCGCCAGCGACGTCCGCTCGCCGAGCAGAGAAGCGGTGGCCGCCAGGTTCCGCAGCTGACATACCTGTCCTGGCGTGGTCTGGTGGAGCCGGAACCGCCGCGCCGTCCGGACCCGGACCGTCCCGCGGCGCCGCCGGCCGCCCGCGCCGCGGGCTGGAAGTTCGGATTCACCGGATCCCGCTGTAGCGCATGTGGCTTCACCCATCTGCCGCCGGCAAGGGTATGTCGGTCCTGCGGCGCCCGGGATGCCGCCGTCGCGGTGCCGGCGGGGGGTCTGACCGGCACGATCGCGACCTACACCGTCGACCATCTGGCGTACTCGCCCTCGCCGCCGATGATCCAAGCGGCGGTCGACGTCGACGGCGGCGGGCGGTGCACGCTCGAGGTGGCCGACGCCGACCCCGATCAACTGGCCGTCGGCGCCCGGGTGGGGTTCGCCTTCCGGCGCCTGTTCACGGCGGGCGACGTGCACGACTACTTCTGGAAGGCGGTGCTCATCGATGGCCAGTAACGGAATCGCCGGTAAGGTCGCCGTCGTCGGGATGGGCTGCACCAGATTCGGCGAGCGCTGGGACGCCTCCGCCGACGATCTGATCCTCGAGGCCTACGCCGAGGCGCTGGATTCGGCCGGGATCAGCCGGGACGACATCGACGCGTACTGGCTGGGCACGCTGAGTTCCGGGCTGGGCGGACTCACGTTGAGCCGGGCCATCGGCAGCGACGACAAGCCGGTCACCCGGGTGGAGAACTTCTGTGCCACCGGGTCGGAGGCCTTCCGCAACGCCTGCTATGCGGTGGCCTCGGGGGCGTACGACATCGCGATGGCCGTCGGCGTGGAGAAGCTGAAGGACTCCGGATACTCGGGTCTGCTGCGCCAGGATCCGCCCGGAGACGGCACGGCGCCCGAGATCTCGATGACCGCCCCGGCTGCGTTCTCCATGCTGGATCCGGCCTACTGCGCGCGGTACGGCGTCCACCCGGACGAGATGCGGGCGGCGATGACCCACGTGGCCTGGAAGAACCACGACAACGGGAGCCGGAATCCGAAGGCACAGTTCCGGTCCGGGGTCAGCAAGGAAACCATCGACAAGGCGGTCAAGGTGGCCGGCCGGCTCGGGGTCTTCGACTGCTCCGGGGTGTCCGACGGGGCGGCCTGCGCCGTGATCGTGCCCGCCGACCGGGCGCACGAGTACACCGACACCCCGATGTACGTCCGGGCGTTGTCGTTGGTCTCCGGTTCGGCCCGCGGTGCGGTGGACGCCGGCTACGACTACACCACCTTCCCCGAAGTGGTGCGCTCGGCCAGGGACGCCTACGCGCAGGCCGGCATCGACGACCCCGCCACCCAACTCTCGTTCGCCGAGGTGCACGACTGCTTCACGCCGACCGAGATCGTCCTGATGGAGGATCTCGGCTTCACCGAACCCGGTCGGGCGTACAAGGACGTGCTCAGCGGGGAGTTCGACGCCGACGGCCGGCTCCCGGTGAACATCGACGGGGGCCTCAAGAGTTTCGGACACCCGGTGGGGGCGAGCGGCCTGCGGATGCTCTACGAGGCGTGGCTGCAGTTCCGCGGGGCTGCGGGCGAGCGTCAGTTGGCCGAACCGCACACCGCGCTGACCCACAACCTCGGTGGTCGGCCCGGCGGCTGCGTGTCCTTCGTGTCGGTGGTCGGCCGCGACCGCTGACACATCCGAAACAGCCGGTCACCGAACAACTTCAGTTACCCAACAACAACTTTGAAAGGAACAACTGTGTCCGGAGTGCAGGACAAGGTCATCGTCGTCACCGGCGCCGGCGGCGGTCTGGGCCGCGCGTACGCCCGCTTCCTGGCGGCCAACGGGGCGCTGGTCGTGGTCAACGACCTCGGCGGGGCCCGGGACGGCTCGGGAGCGGGCACGTCGATGGCCGACACCGTGGTCGAGGAGATCCGTGCCGCGGGTGGCCGCGCGGTGGCGAACTATTCGTCGGTGGCCTCCGCCGAAGGCGCCGCCGAGATCGTGCAGACCGCGCTGGACGAGTTCGGTGCGGTGCACGGGGTGGTGAGCAACGCGGGAATCCTGCGTGACGGCGCATTCCACAAGATGTCCGACGACGACTGGGACGCCGTGCAGAAGGTACACCTCTACGGCGGCTTCTACGTGCTGCGCGCTGCCTGGCCGCACTTCCGCGAGCAGAGCTTCGGCCGGGTCGTCGTCGCGACCTCGACCAGCGGGATCTACGGCAACTTCGGCCAGGCCAACTACGGCGCGGCCAAGGCCGGCCTGATCGGTCTGATCAACACCCTGGCCATCGAGGGGGCGAAGTACAACACCACCGCCAATGCGATCGCGCCGCTGGCCGCCACCCGGATGACCGCCGACATCGCACCGCAGGAGCTGCTGGACAGACTCGACCCGGATCTGGTGGCGCCGGCCGTCGGCTATCTGATGTCCGAGCAGAACCAGGACAGCGGATCGGTCTTCGTGGTCGGCGGCGGCCTGGTCCAGCGGGTGGCGCAGTTCCAGAACGACGGTGTGACGTTCTCGGCCCCGCCCACGCTGGACGAGATCACTGCGCGCTGGGGCGAGATCAGCGACATGTCCCATGCGAAGCCCGGCACCAACCCGGTGTGATCCGGCGCTGAGGTGACTCGATGACACACCTTGAGCAGGCGTACTGGCCGGCCGACCGCAGCGTCCCGCTCCTGGAGACCACCGTGTCGGAGCTGCTGCGGGACCGTGCCGACGAATTCGGCGAGCGGGTCGCGCTCATCGGGACCCGGCATGGTACCGGCGAGACCGAACGGCTGAGCTATGCCGAGGTGTACGCGGAGGCCGCCCGCGTGGCTGCCGGGCTGTCAGCGCTCGCGCGGCCCGGCAGCCTCGTGGCGCTCTGGGCGCCGAATGTCATCGAATGGCCGATCATCCAGTACGGGGCCGCCTTGGCGGGAGTGGTGCTGGTCGCCCTCAATCCGGTGCTGCGCGACGACGAGTTGGAGTACGCCCTGCGTCACTCGCGCGCCGAGGTGCTGTTGCACGCCGATGTCAGCCGCGACTACCCGATGGCCGAGGTGGCCGAGCGGGTGTGCGCCCGCATTCCCGGGCTGCGGCGGGTCTCGCTGAGCGAGACGACGGTCTGGCGCGCGGCGGAACCCGTCGATGCCGCCCCGGTGCCGCACGACCCGGATACGGTCGCGATGTTGCAGTACACGTCGGGCACCACCGGTAAGCCCAAGGGGGTGGTGCTCAACCACCGCGCGATCGTCAACGTCGCCCGCCTGACCATGGAGACACTCCGGGTGCCGCCCGGTGCGGTGTCGTTCAACCCGCTGCCGATGTTCCACACCGCCGGGTGCGTCATCGCCACGCTGGGGCCGTTGTGGGTCGGCGGCACCGCGATTCTGGCTGAGCGGTTCACGCCGCAGTCGGCGCTGGAGGTGATGCGCGCCGAAGGTGTGCAGGTGCTCTTCTACGTGCCGACGGTGCTGGCCGCGTTGCTCGACCAGCAGCGGAGCAGCACCCAACCGGCTCCCCGCCTCGGCATCATCATGGGCGGCGCCTCCAACGTCGACCCCGCGTTGATCACCGGCGCGGCCGACATTTTCGGTGCGCCGGTGTTCAACCTGTACGGGCAGACCGAGCTGGCTCCGGTGCTGACGCTGACCCGGCCCGACGACGGCCCACAGGACCGCCTCAGCACCGTCGGCCGGCCGTTGCCGCAGGTGGAATGCAAGATCATCGACCCCCACACCCAGCAGACCGTGCCGGTCGGTGTGGAGGGCGAGATCTGTGCGCGCGGCTATCAGCAGTTCCTGGAGTATCTGCACGATCCGCACGCCACCGCGCAGGCGCTGGACCGCGAGGGCTTCGTGCGCACCGGCGATCTGGGACGGATGGACGAACGGGGCTATGTGACCGTCACCGGCCGGCTCAAGGAGCTGATCATCCGGGGCGGGGAGAACATCGCCCCGGCCGAGGTCGAGGCGGTGCTGAACGCGCTGGACAGCCGGGTCCAGGCGGTGGTACTCGGCGTGCCCGATGATCGGTACGGCGAGGTGGTGGCGGCGGTTCTGCGGTCGGACGACAAGGTCGACGCGGCGATGAAGTGCCGCCTCGTGCAGCAGGCCCGGGACCGGCTCGCCGGCTACAAGATCCCGGTGAGATGGTTCACCGTCCGGGAGTTTCCGGTCACGCCCACCGGCAAAGTGCAGCGCTTCGCGCTCCGCGATGCCATTCTGCGACAAGAGATCTCCGAACTATGAGAACCCACGACGATATTCACCGGCGGCGCGCGACGCTCGCCGCGCGCTTCCCGGTGTGGCGGCCCACCACGCTGGGAGGCTGGCTCGACGACTGCGCCCGCCGGTACGCCGAGCGGCCCTTCGTGATCACCGACGACATCACGTTGAGTTACCGTGACGTCGCCGAGCGGTCCCGCGGACTCGCGGCAGGACTGTCCGCTCTGGGCGTCCGGCGGGGTGACCGGGTCGGCCTGTTGATGGCCAACTATCCGGAGTTCGTCACGCTGAAGTTCGCGATCGCGCGGCTCGGCGCGATCGCGGTCCCGTTCAACTATTTGTACCGCAGCGACGAACTGCGCTTCGTCCTCGCCGATTCCGGATGTCGGGTACTGATCACCATGACCCGTTTCGGGCAGCAGGACTATCAGCGCATGCTGGACGAGATCGTGCCGGGCTGGGACCGGGACCCGTTCCCGTCGCGGCCGGGGAGCGCCGCCGGCACGGTCGGTGAACTGCGCCACGTGGTGCTGCGGGGGACCGACGGGGAGCCGCCGCGGCCCGGCCGGATGACGGTCACCGAATTGGAGGCGACCGGCGACCCGGCCGCGCTCGCCGCTGCGGCAGGCGACATCGATCCGCAGGCCGCTGCCGATCTGCTCTACACCTCCGGCACCACAGGATTCCCCAAGGGTGTGGTGACGTCCCACGACGCGGTGCTGCGGACGGCCTACGCGTCGGCGCTGACCCGGGCGTTCGAGGACGGCCGCCGGATCCTGTTCTCCCTGCCGTGTTACCACATGTTCGGCTACATCGAGGGGCTGCTCTCGGTGATGTTCGCCGGCGGTGCGATCATCCCGCAACCGACGTTCAGCCCCGAGGGATACTTCGCCGGAATCGCCCGGCACCGGGCCACCGATGTGCTGTGCGTGCCGACGATGGCGGTGGCGATGGCCGAGAGCGCGCACCGGGAAGACCACGACCTGGACTCCCTGCGGGCGATGCTGTGCGGTTCGGCGCCCGCACCGGCGTGGTTGTGGCGGCAGATCGAGCGGGACTTCGGGGTCAGCGAGATCGTGACCGGATACGGCATGACCGAGTGCGGCGGGGCGATGACGCTCACGCTGCCGGAGGATCCGCTGGAGTTGACCTCCGAGACGGTCGGCCGGCCCAAGTTGGCCGGCGCCGCGGGTGTCGACGAGACCGGCGCGCTGACCGTCTACCGCACGGTCGATCCCGGGTCCGGCCGGGAGTTGGACGCCGGCGCCACCGGCGAGCTGGTCTCGCGGGGGCCTACGACCATGCTCGGGTACTGGAACCGGCCGGCGGAGACCGCTGAGGCGCTGCGCGGCGGATGGCTGCATTCCGGCGACCTGGGCCGGATCCGGGACGACGGTTATCTGGAGATCACCGGCCGTAGCAAGGAGCTGTACAAGAGCGGCGGCGAACTGGTCATGCCCAAGGAGATCGAGGATCTGCTGGCCGGATACGACGATATCAGTCAGGTGTTCGCGGTGGGTCTGACCGACGAACGCTGGGGCGAGATCGGTTGCGTCGTCGTCGTGCCCGCGCACGGGGCCCGGATCACCGAGCAGGAGGTCCTGGACCGGTGCCGGGCCAGGCTCGCGCGGTTCAAGGTGCCCAAGCGGGTCGAGTTCCTGCAAGCCGCCGAGCTGCCGACCACCCCGACCGGCAAGGTGCAGAAGTTCCGGCTGGTCGAGCGGTTCACCCGGCGCGGGTGAGCAGCCGGCAGGTGATCAGCGCGACATGGCCGGTCA contains:
- a CDS encoding acetyl-CoA C-acetyltransferase yields the protein MRRAAIVTPLRTAVGTFGGSLRPLRAEDLAADVVKAVVERSGVDPERIEDVVFAQSYANSEAPCIGRWVALHAGLPIGVPGLQIDRRCGGGLQAVITAAMTVQTGAADVVLAGGAESMSNIEHYTTTARWGARSGNQMLYDRLDRGREMSQPVWRFGKISGMIETAENLATDYRIGREAADEFAVRSHRRAAAAQQAGKFADEIVPVEVPQRRSEPVVFERDEGVRPDSTVESLARLRTIMPGGTVTAGNSSQQNDAAAACLVVAEDKLDELGLEPIGYLEGWAAVGCEPARMGIGPVGAVEKLFARTGLTFDDLDLIEINEAFAVQVLAVVAGWGLTLGDVDDRLNVNGSGISLGHPIGATGVRILTTMLHELRRRRGGLALETMCIGGGQGIAAVFRGAA
- a CDS encoding OB-fold domain-containing protein, whose translation is MTGLLGYATYVPAYRLGKRVVAAYDEDSTTMAVAAAAELLRGPGAPPESVYFATSSPAYADKTNATAVHAALGLDAGVFAADMCGTGRSAFAAIRSAARSGGLAVFADVRIGRPGSADERLGGDAAAALLFGTGEPIAEVLATASRTAEFLDRWRIPTHPTGHQWEERFGYERYAPLIRATVEQALDAVGLADVDHVALACPNTAVLKRAAALVKGQKSVVTSPVGFGGSADAGLALCAVLDTADPGDTVLMVSAADGCDAMVFRTTAALADRRQRRPLAEQRSGGRQVPQLTYLSWRGLVEPEPPRRPDPDRPAAPPAARAAGWKFGFTGSRCSACGFTHLPPARVCRSCGARDAAVAVPAGGLTGTIATYTVDHLAYSPSPPMIQAAVDVDGGGRCTLEVADADPDQLAVGARVGFAFRRLFTAGDVHDYFWKAVLIDGQ
- a CDS encoding acetyl-CoA acetyltransferase; protein product: MASNGIAGKVAVVGMGCTRFGERWDASADDLILEAYAEALDSAGISRDDIDAYWLGTLSSGLGGLTLSRAIGSDDKPVTRVENFCATGSEAFRNACYAVASGAYDIAMAVGVEKLKDSGYSGLLRQDPPGDGTAPEISMTAPAAFSMLDPAYCARYGVHPDEMRAAMTHVAWKNHDNGSRNPKAQFRSGVSKETIDKAVKVAGRLGVFDCSGVSDGAACAVIVPADRAHEYTDTPMYVRALSLVSGSARGAVDAGYDYTTFPEVVRSARDAYAQAGIDDPATQLSFAEVHDCFTPTEIVLMEDLGFTEPGRAYKDVLSGEFDADGRLPVNIDGGLKSFGHPVGASGLRMLYEAWLQFRGAAGERQLAEPHTALTHNLGGRPGGCVSFVSVVGRDR
- a CDS encoding SDR family oxidoreductase, with amino-acid sequence MSGVQDKVIVVTGAGGGLGRAYARFLAANGALVVVNDLGGARDGSGAGTSMADTVVEEIRAAGGRAVANYSSVASAEGAAEIVQTALDEFGAVHGVVSNAGILRDGAFHKMSDDDWDAVQKVHLYGGFYVLRAAWPHFREQSFGRVVVATSTSGIYGNFGQANYGAAKAGLIGLINTLAIEGAKYNTTANAIAPLAATRMTADIAPQELLDRLDPDLVAPAVGYLMSEQNQDSGSVFVVGGGLVQRVAQFQNDGVTFSAPPTLDEITARWGEISDMSHAKPGTNPV
- a CDS encoding class I adenylate-forming enzyme family protein, which encodes MTHLEQAYWPADRSVPLLETTVSELLRDRADEFGERVALIGTRHGTGETERLSYAEVYAEAARVAAGLSALARPGSLVALWAPNVIEWPIIQYGAALAGVVLVALNPVLRDDELEYALRHSRAEVLLHADVSRDYPMAEVAERVCARIPGLRRVSLSETTVWRAAEPVDAAPVPHDPDTVAMLQYTSGTTGKPKGVVLNHRAIVNVARLTMETLRVPPGAVSFNPLPMFHTAGCVIATLGPLWVGGTAILAERFTPQSALEVMRAEGVQVLFYVPTVLAALLDQQRSSTQPAPRLGIIMGGASNVDPALITGAADIFGAPVFNLYGQTELAPVLTLTRPDDGPQDRLSTVGRPLPQVECKIIDPHTQQTVPVGVEGEICARGYQQFLEYLHDPHATAQALDREGFVRTGDLGRMDERGYVTVTGRLKELIIRGGENIAPAEVEAVLNALDSRVQAVVLGVPDDRYGEVVAAVLRSDDKVDAAMKCRLVQQARDRLAGYKIPVRWFTVREFPVTPTGKVQRFALRDAILRQEISEL
- a CDS encoding class I adenylate-forming enzyme family protein; amino-acid sequence: MRTHDDIHRRRATLAARFPVWRPTTLGGWLDDCARRYAERPFVITDDITLSYRDVAERSRGLAAGLSALGVRRGDRVGLLMANYPEFVTLKFAIARLGAIAVPFNYLYRSDELRFVLADSGCRVLITMTRFGQQDYQRMLDEIVPGWDRDPFPSRPGSAAGTVGELRHVVLRGTDGEPPRPGRMTVTELEATGDPAALAAAAGDIDPQAAADLLYTSGTTGFPKGVVTSHDAVLRTAYASALTRAFEDGRRILFSLPCYHMFGYIEGLLSVMFAGGAIIPQPTFSPEGYFAGIARHRATDVLCVPTMAVAMAESAHREDHDLDSLRAMLCGSAPAPAWLWRQIERDFGVSEIVTGYGMTECGGAMTLTLPEDPLELTSETVGRPKLAGAAGVDETGALTVYRTVDPGSGRELDAGATGELVSRGPTTMLGYWNRPAETAEALRGGWLHSGDLGRIRDDGYLEITGRSKELYKSGGELVMPKEIEDLLAGYDDISQVFAVGLTDERWGEIGCVVVVPAHGARITEQEVLDRCRARLARFKVPKRVEFLQAAELPTTPTGKVQKFRLVERFTRRG